From Daucus carota subsp. sativus chromosome 6, DH1 v3.0, whole genome shotgun sequence, the proteins below share one genomic window:
- the LOC108225027 gene encoding pentatricopeptide repeat-containing protein At1g08610 has protein sequence MSVFQTSAVEISSLQRLHFNGNHMDYSSATSHNSLNDIVSVFLSPYVKVSRSVQLYQQSAVGNVSWRNVVSLRCRGQVRSVSVDGVNSSAHDRWTSDKYVANVVRKSRQMVQTEKPPNFSKASSHGLYVDNSEETNNKILQTLCNRRKLINAYKLVVVMTSRNQIPFAPYCIKLIRALIRSEQTDKAAKILRLMVMSGGIPDIITYNMLVRGLCMKGHLKYAIDVLEDMSLTGCPPDVITYNTILRSMFDHGKSSHAIDFWKDQLRKGCPPYIITYTVLIELVYKHSGIVRAMDVLEDLAVEGCYPDLVTYNSMISFACRQGHIGDAVLVIRNLLSHGMEPNAVTYNTLLHAFCSHGSLDEVDEILFFMHETSHPPTTVTYNILINGFCKYGLVGRAIDFFSQMISQNCSPDIITYNTLIRALCNEGLVDETLQILESLSDSSCSPTLVTYNIVIDGLAKHGFMEKAMELYDHMIKHKIVPDDITHRCLILGFCRTDQVEDAVEILKSMGKKNPGIINGAYRMMIHGLCKKNKVDVAIQLLEIMISSRVWPDETMYSTIIKSVAAAGMAEEAMELHRKMIEWNIFKEESVLAVN, from the coding sequence ATGTCAGTTTTTCAGACATCAGCAGTTGAGATTTCTAGTCTGCAGAGGCTGCATTTTAATGGGAACCATATGGATTACAGTTCCGCAACCAGTCATAATTCTTTAAACGATATCGTGTCTGTTTTTCTCAGCCCTTATGTCAAGGTTAGTAGAAGTGTTCAGTTGTACCAGCAGTCTGCAGTTGGCAATGTGTCATGGAGAAATGTAGTCTCATTGCGTTGTAGAGGTCAGGTTAGAAGTGTTTCCGTTGATGGAGTCAATAGCAGTGCACATGATCGGTGGACCTCAGATAAATATGTAGCCAATGTTGTTAGGAAATCTAGACAAATGGTACAAACCGAGAAGCCTCCTAATTTTTCAAAAGCTTCTTCTCATGGGCTGTATGTTGATAATAGTGAGGAAACCAACAACAAGATCCTTCAAACTTTATGTAATCGTAGAAAGTTAATCAATGCGTACAAATTGGTTGTTGTAATGACGAGTCGAAACCAAATTCCTTTTGCCCCTTACTGCATAAAGTTAATCAGGGCTCTTATTAGAAGTGAACAAACAGATAAAGCTGCAAAGATCCTTAGGCTGATGGTCATGTCAGGTGGCATTCCAGATATCATTACATACAATATGTTAGTGCGTGGTTTGTGCATGAAGGGCCATCTGAAATACGCTATTGATGTCTTGGAAGATATGAGCTTGACTGGCTGTCCGCCAGATGTGATTACTTATAACACTATACTTCGTTCAATGTTTGATCATGGGAAGTCTAGTCATGCTATTGACTTCTGGAAGGATCAGTTAAGAAAGGGATGCCCTCCTTATATAATCACTTATACAGTTCTTATCGAGCTAGTATACAAGCACAGTGGGATTGTACGAGCTATGGATGTTTTGGAGGACTTGGCAGTTGAGGGTTGTTATCCAGACCTTGTGACCTATAATTCAATGATAAGTTTTGCTTGTCGACAAGGACATATTGGGGATGCAGTGTTGGTCATTCGCAATCTTTTATCACATGGGATGGAACCCAATGCTGTGACATACAACACACTTCTCCACGCGTTCTGTAGTCATGGGTCTTTGGATGAGGTAGATGAGATTCTGTTTTTCATGCATGAAACTTCTCATCCTCCTACTACTGTTACTTACAACATCTTGATAAATGGTTTTTGTAAGTATGGACTTGTAGGACGTGCCATTGATTTTTTCAGTCAGATGATTTCTCAAAACTGTTCTCCTGATATAATTACTTATAACACCCTCATACGTGCTCTCTGTAATGAGGGTCTGGTAGACGAAACCCTCCAAATTCTTGAATCTTTAAGTGATAGCAGCTGCTCACCTACTTTGGTCACCTATAACATTGTGATTGATGGACTTGCAAAGCATGGTTTCATGGAGAAAGCTATGGAACTTTATGATCATATGATTAAGCATAAAATAGTCCCTGATGATATTACCCATCGATGCTTGATTTTGGGTTTCTGCCGAACAGATCAAGTGGAAGATGCGGTGGAAATTCTGAAGTCGATGGGTAAGAAAAACCCTGGGATCATAAATGGTGCTTACAGAATGATGATCCATGGATTATGTAAGAAAAACAAGGTGGATGTTGCAATACAACTGCTAGAAATTATGATCTCATCTCGAGTCTGGCCTGATGAGACTATGTATTCTACTATCATTAAAAGTGTAGCCGCTGCTGGTATGGCAGAGGAGGCCATGGAGTTGCATAGGAAAATGATTGAATggaatatttttaaagaagaaaGTGTTTTAGCTGTTAATTGA
- the LOC108221522 gene encoding protein FAR1-RELATED SEQUENCE 5-like: MADSLFEDFVPRKRVKKVDNKDYVDVDDVVKVDSVVDRVFIDLKDDENVDDKEYVSVDEDCIDDQNVVSSDDEVDENVESDDKGVDNKFIDENERNKNMEVPYLNQRFDNLDDADRFIRSYALKNGFAVKIQQTKKRAKVDEIYARMFVCRLAGENQDKNVVDEEVCVGSSKGTRRRDKLPRSGCKVRMFVVKKKKKDYWELTTVELEHNHDLVSPSKMTLIQRERHVTSAARNLINVSGIRPSQTMSLFSNMQGGVSNVGFGSQNIRNVVRDERKKKIQVSDAQAGLDLLSRLKEEGGGKFFVKTQVDGENRLKNLVKVDPKCLMAYSNFGDVVAFDTTYRTNRYAMPFVPFTGVNHHYQSVLFGFALMRDEVKSSFEWVLRTWLEAVGDKHPNAIITDQDQAMAGAIASILPQTRHLLCSWHISQKFPEKLNTLYIKHPGTFKVDFNKCIYHSLTEDIFEERWKDLVVKYDLKDHSWLQGLYLLKEKWISAYTKSTFSAGQTTTSRSEGMNAFFDSYVSSSTGLKQFVENAQKAIERQFMREKEEDNDTKNKTRYFRLKTALEQDGASIYTKEMFRQFQVQLVEASKYFVEKDKDQLTLGDEVTHYRCFRPLTEIDKRTMYEVKFNKVALTGRCVCRMYEHLGIPCRHIIAVLNKKNVAQIPVTFIQRRWTRDANRVDGMLPYAMGCDDPTSTELTPSQRFNHMTLLTMSFCHSSMVSKERYEYAVEVMNREIANLEKMAVDNVD, from the coding sequence ATGGCGGATTCTTTGTTCGAGGATTTTGTTCCAAGAAAAAGAGTAAAAAAAGTTGATAATAAGGATTACGTAGATGTAGATGATGTTGTTAAGGTTGATAGTGTTGTAGATCGTGTGTTTATTGATTtaaaagatgatgaaaatgttgaTGATAAAGAATATGTTAGTGTTGATGAAGATTGTATTGATGATCAAAATGTTGTTAGTAGTGATGATGAGGTTGATGAGAACGTAGAGAGTGATGATAAAGGAGTggataataaatttattgatgagaatgaaagaaataaaaacATGGAAGTCCCGTATTTGAATCAGAGATTTGATAATTTAGATGACGCAGATAGATTTATTAGGTCATATGCCCTTAAGAATGGGTTTGCGGTGAAAATACAACAAACAAAGAAACGGGCAAAAGTTGATGAAATATATGCCCGAATGTTTGTTTGTAGACTCGCGGGTGAAAATCAAGACAAAAATGTGGTGGATGAAGAAGTATGTGTAGGCAGTAGTAAGGGCACACGTCGTCGGGACAAACTTCCTAGAAGTGGTTGTAAGGTTAGGATGTTTGttgtgaaaaagaagaaaaaagattatTGGGAGTTGACAACCGTTGAATTAGAACACAATCATGATCTTGTATCTCCTAGTAAGATGACTTTGATTCAACGGGAAAGACATGTGACGAGTGCGGCAAGAAATCTTATAAATGTGTCGGGTATTCGCCCTAGCCAAACCATGAGTCTTTTTAGCAATATGCAAGGTGGAGTAAGTAATGTTGGTTTTGGTAGCCAAAATATTAGGAATGTAGTGCGGGATGAGCGGAAGAAAAAGATACAAGTGAGTGATGCTCAagcgggtttggatttgttaaGTCGTCTTAAAGAGGAAGGCGGTGGGAAGTTTTTTGTGAAAACTCAAGTGGATGGAGAAAACCGTTTGAAAAATCTAGTAAAGGTGGATCCTAAATGTTTGATGGCCTATAGTAATTTTGGAGATGTTGTTGCTTTTGATACGACATACCGAACGAATAGGTATGCCATGCCATTTGTGCCTTTTACAGGGGTCAATCATCATTACCAATCTGTTCTTTTTGGATTTGCACTCATGAGGGATGAAGTAAAAAGTAGTTTCGAATGGGTGCTAAGAACATGGCTTGAAGCGGTTGGCGATAAACACCCGAACGCTATAATCACGGACCAAGATCAAGCTATGGCGGGGGCAATTGCATCCATACTACCCCAAACCCGACATTTGTTGTGTTCTTGGCATATAAGCCAGAAGTTCCCCGAAAAATTGAACACCCTTTATATTAAGCATCCGGGAACATTCAAAGTAGATTTCAACAAATGCATATACCATTCACTGACGGAGGATATTTTTGAAGAGAGGTGGAAAGATTTAGTGGTGAAGTATGATTTGAAAGATCATTCATGGTTGCAAGGATTGTATTTGTTGAAGGAGAAATGGATCTCGGCCTATACTAAGAGTACATTCTCTGCGGGTCAGACCACGACATCGAGGAGCGAGGGAATGAATGCATTCTTTGATAGCTATGTTAGTTCTAGTACAGGATTGAAGCAATTTGTTGAGAATGCACAAAAAGCAATTGAAAGACAATTTATGCGGGAGAAGGAGGAGGACAATGACACGAAGAATAAAACCCGTTACTTCAGGTTGAAGACGGCTTTGGAACAAGACGGGGCTTCCATATATACCAAGGAGATGTTTCGCCAATTTCAAGTTCAATTGGTGGAAGCCTCTAAATACTTTGTCGAGAAGGATAAAGATCAATTGACATTAGGGGATGAAGTCACACATTATAGGTGTTTTAGACCCCTGACCGAAATCGACAAAAGAACAATGTATGAAGTGAAATTCAACAAAGTGGCCCTAACAGGAAGATGTGTGTGTCGGATGTATGAACATTTAGGAATCCCGTGTCGACACATCATTGCCGTTTTAAACAAGAAAAATGTTGCCCAAATTCCAGTAACATTTATTCAACGTCGTTGGACTAGAGATGCTAATAGGGTAGATGGTATGCTACCTTATGCTATGGGTTGCGATGATCCAACATCTACAGAATTGACACCAAGTCAAAGATTCAACCATATGACTTTGTTAACAATGAGTTTTTGTCATAGCAGCATGGTTTCGAAAGAAAGATATGAGTATGCCGTAGAGGTGATGAATCGAGAAATTGCAAATCTTGAGAAAATGGCTGTTGACAATgttgattga
- the LOC108225198 gene encoding uncharacterized protein LOC108225198: MDDSYVKGFTKFGDENDEFGSPKLQKPRNVAKKHYMEPTLSAATKTAKKKILAERNQAFTFTNFLKPPILDSRTSPARSVRSSCSSDYDEEEENSFDGNTSSKKPYDPFTNYLSPRPKFLRYDPNKKRRIFLHGESDITEKKDDLGVISSKSSFESQKVVEETFEEDSVKEDVEPEKTGGDPYDHDDEVEETEEELEEFEEEEEKCWSLLGLLRFLLVLGSVYLTTSFICSMDSTEHSLIQDAIREFRYGFLNQSNTHEVATKMEYFTSKSIFLGGKGHESPISSPNVTQEDIDVEFVEVGISEVIRDDNEVPASTAGLPELKIEKSEDVDDDELIGKVEASDSLQWVEATESETNIDVAASGAEASSDEHSGSDFGENTSAKDEEMGENRDGLDQLQHHETAEVKDMFSETKASSDFNVEFEHMESEEIKVEFEPTESEEIKLQLGLAVLVLLFSVVPALCLLYHSRRGHTKEASFPTKKNSDEEASLPTKKNSSREASLPVELHQPNAGPAHWTQNTTSICSVEEEYVKKVASFPSPSTPLLPSMKVPEEPSRQRQTPIVELLGELVIGEEKSSFVRSSKVTRKIPNSEERNASNSLSTQMIKSQSQTSLVPNQVYPTQLEVSTADSTSQKKKRPVKEEINGGEVSMSTMTPVRRSIRIRNKAMSP; this comes from the exons ATGGATGATTCTTATGTAAAGGGTTTCACTAAATTTG GggatgaaaatgatgaatttgGTTCCCCCAAATTACAAAAACCCAGAAACGTTGCAAAGAAGCACTATATGGAGCCTACTCTATCTGCAGCTACAAAGACTGCTAAAAAGAAAATCTTGGCTGAAAGAAACCAGGCTTTTACTTTCACTAATTTCTTAAAACCCCCAATTCTCGATTCAAGAACTTCTCCTGCTCGTTCTGTTCGATCTTCTTGCAGTTCTGACTATGATGAAGAAGAGGAGAACAGTTTTGATGGTAATACATCTTCGAAGAAGCCATATGACCCTTTTACTAATTACCTTTCTCCCAGGCCTAAATTTTTAAGGTACGATCCCAATAAGAAGCGCAGAATCTTCCTGCACGGAGAGAGTGATATCACAGAGAAAAAAGATGACTTGGGGGTCATCAGTAGTAAGAGCTCCTTTGAGTCTCAGAAAGTAGTGGAAGAAACTTTTGAAGAAGATTCTGTTAAGGAAGATGTAGAACCGGAGAAGACTGGGGGTGATCCTTATGATCATGATGATGAAGTTGAGGAGACAGAGGAGGAACTCGAAGAGTTTGAGGAAGAGGAGGAGAAGTGTTGGAGTTTATTGGGGCTTTTGAGATTTCTGCTTGTTTTGGGCTCTGTATATCTGACTACTTCGTTTATATGCTCCATGGATTCCACTGAGCACTCACTGATCCAGGATGCTATCAGGGAATTCAGATATGGATTTCTTAACCAAAGTAACACACATGAGGTAGCCACAAAAATGGAGTATTTCACCAGCAAATCAATTTTTTTGGGAGGAAAAGGACACGAGTCTCCTATTAGTTCACCAAATGTCACACAAGAAGACATTGATGTGGAGTTTGTGGAGGTAGGGATTTCTGAAGTCATCCGCGATGATAACGAAGTGCCGGCAAGTACTGCTGGATTGCCTGAACTGAAAATTGAGAAATCTGAAGATGTTGACGATGATGAGTTGATAGGCAAAGTGGAGGCTTCTGATTCATTGCAATGGGTAGAAGCTACAGAAAGTGAAACAAATATTGATGTTGCTGCTAGTGGAGctgaagcctcatcagatgagcACTCGGGTTCAGACTTTGGAGAAAATACAAGTGCGAAGGATGAGGAGATGGGGGAAAACCGGGATGGACTTGATCAGCTGCAGCACCATGAAACAGCAGAAGTAAAGGATATGTTTTCTGAAACTAAGGCTAGCTCTGACTTTAATGTTGAATTTGAACATATGGAAAGTGAAGAGATCAAAGTTGAATTTGAACCTACGGAAAGTGAAGAGATCAAATTGCAGCTTGGATTAGCTGTTCTGGTTTTATTGTTCTCTGTAGTTCCAGCTTTGTGTTTGCTTTACCATTCAAGGCGAGGGCATACTAAAGAAGCTTCTTTTCCCACAAAAAAGAACAGTGATGAAGAAGCTTCTTTGCCTACAAAAAAGAACAGCAGCAGAGAAGCTTCTTTGCCAGTTGAACTTCACCAGCCAAATGCTGGACCTGCTCATTGGACACAAAACACAACTTCGATTTGTAGTGTGGAAGAAGAGTATGTAAAAAAGGTTGCATCTTTTCCTAGTCCCTCAACTCCTCTTCTTCCCTCGATGAAAGTTCCAGAAGAACCTAGCAGACAGAGGCAGACTCCCATTGTGGAGTTGCTTGGAGAGCTTGTGATTGGAGAAGAGAAAAGTAGCTTTGTGAGGAGCAGCAAAGTGACAAGAAAAATTCCAAATTCAGAAGAGAGAAATGCTAGCAATTCTCTTTCTACGCAAATGATTAAATCGCAAAGCCAGACTTCTTTGGTGCCGAATCAAGTGTATCCAACACAATTAGAGGTCTCAACCGCGGACTCTACATCACAAAAGAAGAAAAGACCTGTGAAAGAG GAAATCAATGGCGGGGAAGTGAGCATGTCAACTATGACTCCAGTAAGGCGATCAATCAGAATCCGCAACAAGGCAATGTCTCCATGA